TCGTCTTCAGGAACCCCGAACTGGCCAGGATGCTCGGCCATTTCGATACGCCGATGAAGCCGTCGGCGCTCAAAGCGCTGCACGGCGGGGACGACAAGCAGCTCCTCGAGATGATCGAACGGGTGGAGTCGGGGACCGGGAAAACAATCGAGCAGGAACTGAGATACCACAACCCGGGAAAAAGGGAGGGGAGGCCCGAAACGGGGTGGCTCTACTGCCGGGCGAGCACGATAGAGTACCGGGGGCAGAGGGCGACGCTCGTCAACATGATGGACATCACCCGCGCGAAGGAGCTGGAGATGGTGATGAAGGACAGGGTGACGTCCCTGGGCCGCGTTGCCGCCGGCATCGCCCACGAGATCAGAAACCCCCTCTCGGGGATCAACGTGTACCTCACCACCCTGAGGAGGATCATCGACGACTGCGGGGCACACGACGCGGCCGAGGGGATCATCTCGCAGGTCCAGGCTGCATCGAACAAGATCGAGTCGGTGATGCGCAGGGCCCTTGACTTCTCCAAGCCCGGGGAAACCCGGTTTGCCCTGACCGACGTGAACGCCCTCGTCGACGAAGTGCTGACCCTCTCCTTAGTCTCGCTTCGAAGCAGCGGGGTCCAGGTGGAGCGGGAGCTTTCCCCCGACCTTCCTCCGTGCTACACGGACCCGCACCAATTCGAGCAGGTCCTCCTGAACCTTATCTCCAACGCGGCCGAGGCCCTGAGAGACCAGGAGGAGCCCCGGAAGGTGAAGGTCGCCACCCGGGCGGAAAACAACACGATCCTTCTCACCGTGTCGGACTCGGGTCCGGGCATCCCGGATGAGCTCGTGGACAGGATATTCGAGCCCTTCTTCTCCACGAAAGCCGAGAACTCGGGGCTGGGCCTCAGCATCAGCAACAGGATCATCACCGACCACGGCGGCCGCATCGACATTACCGAGAGCGAATGGGGCGGGGCAAAGTTCGCCCTTGTCATACCCGTGGAGAGGAGGAAGAGGCCGAGATGATCGAGTACTCCCTCTACATCGTCGACGACGAGCCGACGGTTCGTGAGGGGATCGCCCTGGCCCTCGGCGGCGACTACCGCGTCCGGGCATTTTCCCAGGCGGAACCCGCGATCGAGGCGCTGGAGGGGGAGCCGCCCGACCTGGTCCTCCTGGACATCGGCCTGCCGGGCATGAGCGGGATCGACGCCCTGCGGGAGATAAAGAGCCGGCACCCCGGCGTCCTGGTCATCATGATCACCGCCTACGAGGACGTGGACACGGTGATCAGGGCGATGAAGCTCGGCGCCCACGACTACGTGGTGAAACCCATCCAGATGGAGGGCCTGGAGATGACCATCAAAAACGCCCTGGAGACGATCCGTCTCAGNNCCTCCAGGAAAGATACCTCACGGAACACATCCCCTGCTTCATCGCCGAGAGCGACGCCATCCAGGACGTGATGGGCTTCGTCGACACGGTGGCGAAGAGCCCCGACACCCCCGTTTTGCTCCTCGGGGCGACGGGCACGGGCAAGGAGATGCTCGCCG
This genomic interval from Deltaproteobacteria bacterium contains the following:
- a CDS encoding PAS domain S-box protein, which translates into the protein RRATEAMRESEERFRDLVANALTGILIVQGGQIVFRNPELARMLGHFDTPMKPSALKALHGGDDKQLLEMIERVESGTGKTIEQELRYHNPGKREGRPETGWLYCRASTIEYRGQRATLVNMMDITRAKELEMVMKDRVTSLGRVAAGIAHEIRNPLSGINVYLTTLRRIIDDCGAHDAAEGIISQVQAASNKIESVMRRALDFSKPGETRFALTDVNALVDEVLTLSLVSLRSSGVQVERELSPDLPPCYTDPHQFEQVLLNLISNAAEALRDQEEPRKVKVATRAENNTILLTVSDSGPGIPDELVDRIFEPFFSTKAENSGLGLSISNRIITDHGGRIDITESEWGGAKFALVIPVERRKRPR
- a CDS encoding response regulator, with the protein product MIEYSLYIVDDEPTVREGIALALGGDYRVRAFSQAEPAIEALEGEPPDLVLLDIGLPGMSGIDALREIKSRHPGVLVIMITAYEDVDTVIRAMKLGAHDYVVKPIQMEGLEMTIKNALETIRLXXSRKDTSRNTSPASSPRATPSRT